Proteins from one Desulfocurvus vexinensis DSM 17965 genomic window:
- the gcvPA gene encoding aminomethyl-transferring glycine dehydrogenase subunit GcvPA has product MPYVPHTEEQTRAMLATIGVASMDELFADIPKHLRPRSFNLPAGLSEMEVLARMERLAAKNRTDMVSFLGAGFYDHHIPAAVDALAGRGEFYTAYTPYQPEASQGTLQAIFEYQTAMCRLLDMDVANASVYDGGSALFEAMMMGVRATKRTRLVVSQTLSPIYRIMLDSYTSNLNLELVTVPHKNGATDMAGMMDAVDHATAAVVVQNPDFFGNVGDYAELFDHARAVKAVGVMAVYPLMQAVLKTPGAMGADIAVAEGQSLGQPLSFGGPYLGVMACTSKMVRQMPGRIVGRTVDTKGRTGYVLTLQAREQHIRRQKATSNICSNQALCALRALVHVSLLGPGGLEQTALRCMELAHYALERLTVIPGVSRLGDAPFCNEFAVRLPVPAPQVVDQLTERGFVPGFPLGRYYPGLENCLLVACTEKHTREDIGVMAEMLGGLLR; this is encoded by the coding sequence ATGCCCTACGTTCCCCATACCGAGGAGCAGACGCGCGCCATGCTCGCGACCATCGGCGTCGCGTCCATGGACGAGCTGTTCGCGGATATTCCCAAGCACCTGCGGCCCAGGAGCTTCAACCTGCCCGCAGGCCTGTCCGAGATGGAAGTCCTGGCGCGCATGGAGCGCCTGGCCGCCAAGAACAGGACCGACATGGTCAGCTTCCTCGGCGCGGGCTTCTACGACCACCACATCCCCGCGGCGGTGGACGCCCTGGCGGGGCGGGGCGAGTTCTACACCGCCTACACGCCCTACCAGCCCGAAGCCTCCCAGGGCACGCTCCAGGCCATCTTCGAATACCAGACCGCCATGTGCCGCCTGCTGGACATGGACGTGGCCAACGCCTCGGTCTACGACGGCGGCTCCGCGCTGTTCGAGGCCATGATGATGGGCGTGCGCGCCACCAAGCGCACCCGGCTGGTGGTCAGCCAGACCCTGTCACCCATCTACCGCATCATGCTCGACTCCTACACATCGAACCTGAACCTCGAGCTGGTCACCGTGCCCCACAAGAACGGGGCCACGGACATGGCGGGCATGATGGACGCCGTGGACCACGCCACCGCCGCCGTGGTGGTGCAGAATCCGGATTTCTTCGGCAACGTGGGCGACTACGCCGAGCTGTTCGACCACGCCCGGGCCGTGAAGGCCGTGGGCGTCATGGCCGTGTATCCGCTGATGCAGGCCGTGCTCAAAACCCCCGGCGCCATGGGCGCGGACATCGCCGTGGCCGAGGGCCAGAGCCTGGGCCAGCCGCTGTCCTTCGGCGGGCCGTACCTGGGCGTCATGGCCTGCACGTCCAAGATGGTCCGCCAGATGCCCGGGCGCATCGTGGGCCGCACCGTGGACACAAAGGGCCGCACCGGCTACGTGCTGACCCTGCAGGCCCGCGAGCAGCACATCCGCCGCCAGAAGGCGACCTCCAACATCTGCTCCAACCAGGCCCTGTGCGCCCTGCGCGCGCTGGTCCACGTCAGCCTGCTGGGCCCCGGCGGCCTGGAGCAGACCGCCCTGCGCTGCATGGAGCTGGCCCACTACGCCCTGGAGCGCCTGACGGTCATCCCGGGCGTCTCGCGCCTGGGCGACGCGCCCTTCTGCAACGAGTTCGCCGTGCGCCTGCCCGTGCCGGCCCCCCAGGTGGTGGACCAGCTGACCGAGCGCGGCTTCGTGCCGGGCTTCCCCCTGGGCCGCTACTACCCCGGGCTGGAAAACTGCCTGCTGGTCGCCTGCACCGAGAAGCACACCCGCGAGGACATCGGCGTCATGGCCGAAATGCTGGGAGGACTGCTGCGATGA
- the gcvH gene encoding glycine cleavage system protein GcvH, with the protein MIPKDLLYAKSHEWALVEGDVATVGITQFAQEQLGDLTYVELPEVGDTFEAGSEMGTVESVKAASEIYAPVSGEVIEVNAALADAPEIVNHDPYGEGWLVKFKIASDPENLLSADEYEELVAQDAH; encoded by the coding sequence GTGATTCCCAAGGATCTGCTGTACGCCAAGTCCCATGAATGGGCGCTCGTCGAAGGCGACGTGGCCACCGTCGGCATCACCCAGTTCGCCCAGGAGCAACTCGGCGACCTGACCTACGTCGAGCTGCCCGAGGTGGGCGACACCTTCGAGGCCGGCAGCGAGATGGGCACGGTGGAGTCCGTCAAGGCCGCCAGCGAAATCTACGCCCCCGTGTCCGGCGAGGTCATCGAGGTCAACGCCGCCCTGGCCGACGCCCCCGAGATCGTCAACCACGACCCCTACGGCGAGGGCTGGCTGGTGAAGTTCAAGATCGCCTCCGACCCCGAGAACCTGCTCTCCGCCGACGAGTACGAAGAGCTGGTGGCGCAGGACGCCCACTAA
- a CDS encoding response regulator, producing the protein MRFLIVDDDFDSRRLMQKILYPFGYCDVAVDGEEAVEAFRSSLKNEEPYDLVCLDIIMPNMDGQQALREIREIETEMGVPEDKRVKAVMISALDDTKELHDAFFLGEATSYLVKPIRKKTLLNEIRNLGLPLDETD; encoded by the coding sequence ATGCGTTTTCTCATCGTCGATGACGACTTCGACAGCCGTCGCCTGATGCAGAAAATCCTCTATCCTTTCGGGTATTGCGATGTCGCCGTGGACGGCGAGGAGGCCGTGGAGGCCTTCCGCAGCTCGCTGAAAAACGAGGAGCCCTACGACCTCGTCTGCCTGGACATCATCATGCCCAACATGGACGGCCAGCAGGCCCTGCGCGAGATCCGCGAAATCGAGACCGAGATGGGCGTTCCCGAGGACAAGCGCGTCAAGGCGGTGATGATCTCGGCCCTGGACGACACCAAGGAGCTGCACGACGCGTTCTTCCTGGGCGAGGCCACCTCGTACCTGGTCAAGCCCATCCGCAAGAAGACCCTGCTCAACGAGATCCGCAACCTGGGCCTGCCCCTGGACGAGACGGACTAG
- a CDS encoding HD domain-containing protein, which yields MPASAAVLRPAFLAPHLRALDACHRLHLELAPDEAENLALKHEHSLRVLDEAVRITATLGPAQGLTPALERLVLLAALFHDLGRFPQLVRYGTFNDRESANHGALGARAMVRLGLPRGLDPACARLVRACVALHNRKELPPGLPADLGLALRVVRDADKLDILPVVLAHLRPGAANDVVTLGLSRDPQLWSPPLLDSLLAGRPCVYEDMRSVNDFRLLLLSWVYGMHFTVSRRALLERGHLRELAAGLPDTAPLRGLYDRLRADLERAVGPGQDAAAEAGESSSSPATVRR from the coding sequence ATGCCTGCCTCCGCCGCCGTCTTGCGCCCCGCGTTCCTGGCCCCGCACCTGCGGGCCCTGGACGCCTGCCATCGCCTGCACCTGGAGCTGGCCCCCGACGAGGCCGAAAACCTGGCCTTGAAGCACGAGCACAGCCTGCGCGTGCTCGACGAGGCCGTGCGCATCACCGCCACCCTGGGCCCGGCCCAGGGCCTGACTCCGGCCCTGGAGCGGCTGGTGCTCCTGGCGGCGCTGTTCCACGACCTGGGGCGCTTCCCGCAACTGGTGCGCTACGGCACCTTCAACGACCGCGAATCGGCCAACCACGGGGCCCTGGGCGCGCGGGCCATGGTGCGCCTGGGCCTGCCCCGGGGGCTGGACCCGGCCTGCGCGCGCCTGGTGCGCGCCTGCGTGGCCCTGCACAACCGCAAGGAGCTGCCCCCGGGCCTGCCCGCGGACCTGGGCCTGGCCCTGCGCGTGGTGCGCGACGCCGACAAGCTGGACATCCTGCCCGTGGTCCTGGCGCACCTGCGGCCCGGGGCGGCCAACGATGTGGTCACCCTGGGCCTGTCGCGCGACCCGCAGCTGTGGAGCCCGCCCCTGCTGGACAGCCTGCTGGCGGGGCGCCCCTGCGTCTACGAGGACATGCGCAGCGTCAACGATTTCCGGCTGCTGCTCCTGTCGTGGGTCTACGGGATGCATTTCACGGTGTCGCGCCGGGCGCTGCTCGAGCGCGGACACCTGCGCGAACTGGCCGCCGGGCTGCCCGACACGGCGCCGCTGCGCGGGCTGTACGACCGCCTGCGGGCCGATCTGGAGCGTGCTGTGGGGCCGGGTCAGGACGCCGCAGCCGAGGCCGGGGAGTCGTCCAGCAGCCCGGCCACGGTGCGCAGATAG